In Microvirga sp. 17 mud 1-3, the genomic window TCGAGGGTATCGTCGCCTTTGCCGCCGGTCAGGACATTGTTGCCCGCATCACCTTTCAGCAGGTCGCCGGCTTCTCCGCCGATGACGTTCTCGATGTTCTGCAGCGTATCGGTATGGTTCGGCCCGACCGCCTGCGGCCCCGCCAGGCTGAGATCGATGATCACGCCATATGTTCGGTCTTCATACGAGACCGTATCGATGCCGGCGCCGCCATCCACGACGTTGTTGCCCGCTCCGGGCAGGAGGACGTCGTTGCCGCCATTGCCGGTCAGGGTATCGTCACCGTGTCGCCCCTCGAGGCGGTTGGCGCCGTCGTCGCCGATGAAGGTGTCCTTTCCGGCGGATCCTGTGAGGTTCTCGATATGGATCAGAGTATCCATCCCCTCGCCGGTGTTCTGCGCGGTGGTGAGGCGCAGGTCGACCGTCGCAGCATGGTCGAAGGCGACAGTGTCGAGGCCGCCGCCGCCATCGATTAGGTCATCGCCGAGGCCGCCATAGAAGACCTCGGTGCCGGCGCCGCCATAGGCGGAATCCTGCCCGTCGCCGAGACTAATATATCCAAAGAGAACGCTGCCCAGCTCCCCGTGATAGGTATCATTGCCTTTCGTGAGATCGACGATGCCCTTGATCGTTCCGCTGTTGGTGATCACGTCATCCCCGAGCGAGGCATAAATGGCATAATCTTGATTTCCTGGAAAATCGACGGCTAGCCGACTTTCGATGATTCCTGTGTTGGTGAGCACGAGACTGTCGGTTGGGCGTTGCCCAGAGAAGTTGATCGCTTGAGACTGCAGCGAGCTGATGTGGCCCGCATTCTCGATGATCGACGGGCCAATGAGACTGATGGTCGAAGCTCTAGTAACGCTACCTGAATTCGGGTCTGCGTGGACGTACCCTTCTGCCCCAATGGCGATGTACGAAGGGCCGCTAACCGCAATTGCGCCACGCAGCTTTCCGTAGACCTCACCGTTGATCGTGAGGCGCGTCGGAACAGCGGCGGTCGCGGCGCTCTGGACATAGACGCCGAAGGACGCCGCCCCCGTCGCCCTGAATAGGCACCCTCGTCGACAAAGAGGATATCGTCCTTTTCCATCGTAAGGGCCGGCGTATTGTCCGCCGTCGTCCCAAGAGGTTCCTGTGGGGTAATGGTATAGGAGTTGGGCATCCGGACGATCCGAAGAAAAGGAGGATAAGATTTCTCCAATTTATGCTATGTAATAGCATTTATACAATTGAAAGCCTGCAAGGATCACTCTCGGCGGCGCATCGCCGCAGGCCGTTTTGCCCGATCACTGCAGAATCTGCGCGGACTCAGGAAGCTAAAAGAGCCGCGTTACTGATACAGTCCAAGGAAAGCCAGCCTATCACACCTACTCACTCGCCAATCCCCGGCCATGCCGCCCTTCAATGTCACCCTCGTCTTCTTCAGGGCACTTCCAGAGTCACACTGATGTGATGGCCCTATGCCGTTTCGGCGGAGGGATCGGCTGGCCGCCATGGTATTCTCGGGTCCTCGACGGTGTTTCGGACGGTCACCATGACGGATGCTTACATCAACGGCATCGGCACCGCGGTTCCACGCCACGACGTGCACGAGACCTTTATCGCTTCCGTCGACCGGCGCCTGCCCGATCGGCGAAGCCAGATCCTGTTCCGGCGCATGGTCCAACGAGCCGGGATCGATCATCGCTATTCCACCCTGGAGCCCAACCCGAACCTGGACGAGAGCGTCGACCGGGAGGGCCTCTACCGGTCCGGCAGCTTCGCCGGAACGGCGGCGCGCATGGCCCGTTTCGAGACGCAAGCGGTCGAGCTCGTCCTGGAGGCGGTCGAGGCGCTTGGCCTCGGAGACCGCAAGGATGGGATCACGCACCTGGTGGTGGCGAGCTGCACGGGGTTCACGGCTCCAGGCCTCGACCAGCAGCTCATCGACCGCCTCGGCCTGCCCCCCTCGATCGAGCGGACGGCGATCGGTTTCATGGGCTGCGCGGCCGCCGTCAACGCTCTCAGGATCGCCCGCCATATCGTGCGCTCGGACCCCACCGCCAAGGTGCTGACAATCAATCTCGAGCTCTGCACCCTGCATCTTCAGGATTCTTCCGACATGGAAATTCTCCTGAGCGCCCTTCTCTTCGGCGACGGCTGCGCCGCAAGCCTGGTCTCGGCGACGCCCGAGGGCATCGAGCTGAAGGATTTCCGCTCCGTGACGATCCCGGACTCGCAGGATCTCATTACCTGGCGCATCGGCGATACGGGCTTCGAGATGGCGCTGTCCGGTGAGGTTCCGGCCCGGATCGCAAAGGCGCTGCGCCAGGAGGCCCTGCGCAATGACCGTGACGGCATTTTGCATGGCCAGAGCAAGGACGAGGTCGACCTGTGGGCCGTCCATGCCGGAGGGCGGACGATCCTCGACGCGGTCGAGCAGGGCCTGAGCCTCGGCCCGGACGCCCTGCGCTGGTCGCGGGATGTGCTGCGGGATTTCGGGAACATGTCCTCCGCGACCCTGATGTTCGTGCTCCAGAGGATGATGCAGGCCCGCGTCTCCAACGCGCTCGGCCTCGGGATGGCCTTCGGACCCGGACTGGTGGCGGAAACCTTCCGCTTCAGCCTTCCTGGCTAGCCAATATGGACACGGGCCTCTCCCGCCGCAGCGAGGCCGTGGAGATCATGGACGGCCAAGCCGTTCCTTTCGAGGAGTACCGCGCCTATCTGGCCGATCTCGCACGGGTCAACACGGCAACGCTGGCGCACCGGCCCATTCTTCGCTGGCTCGATGACGCCGTCCGTGCAGTGCCTCGCGAGGTCCCGCTCACCATCCTGGATGTCGGCTACGGCCATGGCGACCTGCTCCGTCGGCTCCGGCGATGGGGCATCGCGCGCGGGCGGACGCTCGACCTCCTCGGGATCGACCTCGACCCCGCCAGCGAAGTCATCGCGCGGGATGCGACGCCGGCAGGCGACGCCATCGACTACCGCACGGGAGACGTCCTTCGCTTCGAGCCGGAACGATCCATCGACTACGTTCTCTGCTCCCAGACCGCGCATCACTTCTCCGACGCCGATCTGGTGATGCTCGTCCGGTGGATGGAGCGCGTGGCCATACGCGGGTGGTTCATCGCCGACCTGCACCGGCACGCCCTGGCGTTCCACGGCTTCCCCCTCCTGGCCCGCCTGGCCGGATGGCACCGTTTCGTGCGGCACGATGGGCCGATCTCCATTGCCCGAAGCTTCCGCCGCGCCGACTGGGAGCGCATCCTGCGTGACGCGGGGCTCGACCGGTCGATGTCGACGATCCGCTGGCACATTCCGTTC contains:
- a CDS encoding type III polyketide synthase — its product is MTDAYINGIGTAVPRHDVHETFIASVDRRLPDRRSQILFRRMVQRAGIDHRYSTLEPNPNLDESVDREGLYRSGSFAGTAARMARFETQAVELVLEAVEALGLGDRKDGITHLVVASCTGFTAPGLDQQLIDRLGLPPSIERTAIGFMGCAAAVNALRIARHIVRSDPTAKVLTINLELCTLHLQDSSDMEILLSALLFGDGCAASLVSATPEGIELKDFRSVTIPDSQDLITWRIGDTGFEMALSGEVPARIAKALRQEALRNDRDGILHGQSKDEVDLWAVHAGGRTILDAVEQGLSLGPDALRWSRDVLRDFGNMSSATLMFVLQRMMQARVSNALGLGMAFGPGLVAETFRFSLPG
- a CDS encoding methyltransferase domain-containing protein, whose protein sequence is MDTGLSRRSEAVEIMDGQAVPFEEYRAYLADLARVNTATLAHRPILRWLDDAVRAVPREVPLTILDVGYGHGDLLRRLRRWGIARGRTLDLLGIDLDPASEVIARDATPAGDAIDYRTGDVLRFEPERSIDYVLCSQTAHHFSDADLVMLVRWMERVAIRGWFIADLHRHALAFHGFPLLARLAGWHRFVRHDGPISIARSFRRADWERILRDAGLDRSMSTIRWHIPFRLCVGRLRGASTSSGRRGAAGMSFPTSAANPRS